A single region of the Aquarana catesbeiana isolate 2022-GZ linkage group LG07, ASM4218655v1, whole genome shotgun sequence genome encodes:
- the LOC141102394 gene encoding kelch-like protein 10: protein MSVNLSSTANCQFSRDRDMSRTGTAGPPGLAMDWDFGALSACPNTDILEQTIRRMAWTTFHELRLEDELCDVIIKVDDVEFKAHKIILSVCSLYFRALFSRRWSNKIVYDIPGITPDMMRLILQYAYTTKVSINSNNVQDLFLVADQFNILGLKWRCSDFLIGRLSPENCINISRFSSHVHCPKLHEKSHAYIRHHFHEVASTSKELLDLNITEFEDLINKDDLHVKSEEVVFQAVIKWTEHKPNDRRQFITTLLPKVRLALINTKYLMNNVITNIHVKDNNECMNIVTSVLKTKYDLNANGSSRSDFMNPLTRPRLPRAILLAVGGWSSYDPTNAMESYDCRVDRWVDITCDMESPRAYHGTAYLNGYVYLVGGFNGMDFFNSVRRFDPVSRIWQQVAPMNQKRCYVSTAVLENRLYAMGGFDGHIRLKSAECYDPANNQWTLIAPMNEIRSDAKATTLNGKIYICGGYTGEEFLFTAEVYNKDTDQWSMIAPMLSRRSGVGVIAYGDLVYAVGGSDGVTRLHSAEAYNPANNSWTEIASMFSPRTNFGIEVLEDLLYVTGGFNGFRTTFEAEYYDRKTNEWYGVHNMNIHRSALDCCILPGLPNVRDYAASRDTFYREGVRRALSDSSL, encoded by the exons ATGTCAGTCAACCTCAGCAGTACAGCCAACTGTCAGTTCAGTAGAGACAGAGACATGTCACGGACAGGCACAGCGGGACCTCCAGGCCTGGCCATGGATTGGGATTTCGGGGCTCTATCAGCCTGTCCCAATACTGACATCCTGGAACAGACAATTAGAAGAATGGCCTGGACCACATTCCATGAGCTGCGGCTGGAGGACGAATTATGTGATGTTATTATAAAGGTGGATGATGTCGAGTTCAAAGCCCATAAGATCATTCTCTCTGTATGCAGCCTTTATTTTAG GGCTCTGTTTTCTAGAAGATGGTCAAACAAGATAGTATACGATATACCCGGAATTACACCAGACATGATGAGGTTGATCCTTCAATACGCCTACACAACAAAAGTATCCATCAACTCCAATAATGTGCAAGATCTATTTCTGGTCGCAGACCAGTTCAACATCTTGGGTCTAAAATGGCGATGCTCGGACTTCCTCATTGGCCGGCTGAGTCCTGAGAACTGCATTAACATTAGCAGGTTCTCCAGCCACGTTCAttgtccaaagctgcatgaaaagagcCATGCATATATACGTCATCACTTTCATGAAGTAGCATCGACCTCCAAGGAACTTTTGGATCTAAATATAACAGAGTTTGAAGATCTTATTAACAAAGACGATCTTCATGTTAAAAGCGAGGAAGTCGTCTTTCAAGCCGTCATCAAGTGGACTGAGCACAAACCAAATGATCGTAGGCAATTCATCACCACCCTACTGCCTAAG GTTCGATTGGCCTTGATAAACACCAAGTATTTGATGAACAACGTGATAACCAACATCCATGTAAAGGACAACAACGAATGTATGAATATTGTCACCAGTGTGCTGAAAACAAAGTATGACTTAAACGCAAATGGATcctccaggtcagatttcatgaaccCATTGACAAGGCCACGTCTGCCAAGGGCAATTCTACTCGCCGTTGGTGGCTGGAGCTCTTATGACCCTACCAACGCCATGGAGTCCTACGACTGCAGAGTCGACCGCTGGGTTGACATAACCTGTGATATGGAAAGCCCCAGGGCCTATCATGGAACGGCATACCTAAATGGCTATGTGTACCTGGTTGGAGGATTTAACGGCATGGATTTCTTTAATAGCGTAAGACGGTTTGACCCAGTCAGTAGGATCTGGCAACAAGTGGCTCCAATGAATCAGAAGAGATGCTATGTCAGCACGGCAGTCCTGGAAAACCGGCTCTACGCCATGGGCGGGTTTGATGGCCACATTCGCCTGAAATCTGCAGAATGTTATGACCCAGCAAACAATCAATGGACTCTTATAGCTCCAATGAATGAAATAAGAAGTGATGCAAAAGCCACCACCCTCAATGGCAAG ATCTATATATGTGGCGGATACACTGGTGAGGAATTCTTGTTTACAGCAGAAGTCTACAACAAAGATACAGACCAATGGAGCATGATCGCCCCGATGTTGAGCCGACGCAGTGGTGTCGGTGTGATAGCCTATGGAGATCTGGTCTATGCG GTCGGAGGATCTGATGGAGTCACCAGACTGCACAGTGCAGAGGCCTATAACCCAGCCAACAACAGCTGGACCGAGATCGCCTCCATGTTCAGCCCACGCACCAACTTCGGGATTGAAGTACTGGAGGATCTCCTTTATGTGACTGGAGGTTTCAACGGTTTCAGAACGACCTTCGAAGCAGAGTACTATGACAGGAAGACCAATGAGTGGTATGGCGTCCACAACATGAACATCCATCGCAGTGCCCTGGACTGCTGCATTTTGCCCGGCCTCCCCAACGTCCGGGATTATGCCGCTAGTCGAGACACATTCTACAGAGAGGGAGTGAGGCGGGCATTATCCGACAGCTCTTTATAA